A part of Babylonia areolata isolate BAREFJ2019XMU chromosome 6, ASM4173473v1, whole genome shotgun sequence genomic DNA contains:
- the LOC143282730 gene encoding nuclear apoptosis-inducing factor 1-like produces MTEKVGKRARKANFSAEEVRILLEELQVEHVTFFSSHSATITSEMKKEIWQRITSKVNACGVAVRTLTDLKEKWRALKASVLNKKRDEAKTGGGPAPAPVPYEEVILSIIGDKSNLFSGVTGEDDNSTAGFDIFGEPSNVSVLPDTLHSGT; encoded by the exons ATGACGGAGAAAGTCGGAAAAAGGGCCAGAAAAGCTAACTTCAGTGCTGAGGAAGTTAGAATACTACTTGAAGAGCTCCAAGTAGAACATGTGACCTTTTTCAGCAGCCACAGCGCCACCATAACCagtgagatgaagaaggagatatGGCAGAGAATAACATCCAAGGTGAACGCCTGCGGCGTGGCAGTGCGAACTCTAACGGATTTGAAGGAGAAATGGAGAGCACTGAAAGCGTCGGTTctaaacaaaaagagagacgaGGCGAAAACGGGAGGAGGGCCAGCACCAGCGCCAGTGCCCTACGAAGAAGTGATATTGTCTATCATAGGGGACAAGTCAAACTTGTTCTCTGGAGTGACTG GGGAAGATGACAACAGCACTGCCGGCTTCGACATTTTCGGAGAACCAAGCAATGTGTCAGTGTTACCAGACACCCTGCATTCGG